The Deinococcus wulumuqiensis R12 genome has a window encoding:
- a CDS encoding ABC transporter ATP-binding protein yields the protein MTQATFTGTGAPLLDVQHLTKSFGGLTAVNDVTFQVPERRIISVIGPNGAGKTTFFNLITGIYAPDRGTVTLAGRNLVGLRPDQVVEAGISRTFQNIRLFPSMTAEENIMLGRGVRLRGGFWDSVLHTARFRKDEEEARTTARLMLDFVGLSKWRGELSTNLPYGDQRKLEIARALATTPKLILLDEPAAGMNPRETEDLKALIRAIRDELGVTVVLIEHDMRLVMTLSENITVLNYGSKLAEGLPHEVRNDPEVMTAYLGSGAVAGNYGKEAR from the coding sequence ATGACCCAGGCCACCTTTACCGGAACCGGCGCTCCCCTGCTGGACGTGCAGCACCTCACCAAGTCCTTCGGCGGGCTGACCGCCGTGAACGACGTGACCTTTCAGGTGCCCGAACGCCGCATCATCAGCGTGATCGGCCCCAACGGTGCGGGCAAGACCACCTTCTTCAACCTGATCACCGGCATCTACGCGCCGGACCGGGGCACCGTGACCCTCGCCGGGCGCAACCTGGTGGGCCTGCGCCCCGATCAGGTGGTGGAGGCGGGCATCAGCCGCACCTTCCAGAACATTCGCCTCTTTCCGTCCATGACCGCCGAGGAAAACATCATGCTGGGGCGCGGCGTGCGGCTCCGGGGCGGCTTCTGGGACTCGGTGCTGCACACCGCGCGCTTTCGCAAGGATGAAGAAGAAGCCCGCACCACCGCCCGGCTGATGCTCGATTTTGTCGGCCTGAGCAAGTGGCGCGGCGAACTGTCCACCAACCTGCCCTACGGCGACCAGCGCAAACTGGAAATCGCGCGGGCGCTGGCGACCACGCCCAAGCTGATTTTGCTCGACGAACCGGCGGCGGGCATGAACCCCCGCGAAACCGAAGACCTCAAGGCCCTGATCCGCGCCATTCGTGACGAACTCGGGGTGACGGTGGTGCTCATCGAACACGACATGCGGCTGGTGATGACGCTGAGCGAAAACATCACCGTGCTCAACTACGGCTCCAAGCTGGCCGAGGGGCTGCCGCACGAGGTTCGCAACGACCCCGAGGTGATGACCGCTTACCTCGGCAGCGGCGCAGTGGCCGGCAACTACGGCAAGGAGGCCCGCTGA
- a CDS encoding ABC transporter permease subunit — protein MTTLPTSPAPLRPLDTRADRTWPLLAYSAVTAALLVFLRDVVAEGPLRLLQPVLFGAFLLSLLFAFQWKAAGWAKTLVYALGIVFVLPYMGQHNTSYFDLVIQMLIFAALALGLNIVVGLAGLLDLGYIAFFAVGAYLWGIFGSPQFGEITGNAAFAGGVNPALFWLFIPLAVAAAALVGVLIGLPVLKLKGDYLAIVTLGLGEVIRIFANNLEATNGPQGIDGIQSAPVPWLNGLAKSLGFAEDQYLLFFLYLLVLAVIGIVILVNHRLDRSKIGRSWIAIREDEVAAQAMGVPLLRTKLLAFATGASFAGAMGVIFAAKQAFIDPKSFDYFQSIGVLSMVILGGMGNIAGVMVGAVVVTMLNLMVLPTISEVMQAQFPNINQNLDPSKYQRLIFGLVLVFMMLYRPEGLVPSERRKSEMHDPEHNGPAPDSLTAENRLAGGNIGGHLSDGSAGEPLSPGLATRDNERTGSEK, from the coding sequence ATGACGACCCTTCCGACTTCTCCGGCGCCGCTGCGTCCCCTGGACACCCGGGCCGACCGCACCTGGCCGCTGCTGGCCTACTCGGCGGTCACGGCGGCGCTGCTCGTCTTTTTGCGTGACGTGGTGGCCGAAGGCCCGCTGCGCCTGCTGCAACCCGTCCTGTTCGGCGCCTTCCTCCTCTCGCTGCTCTTCGCCTTTCAGTGGAAGGCGGCGGGCTGGGCCAAGACGCTGGTCTATGCCCTGGGCATCGTGTTCGTGCTGCCGTACATGGGCCAGCACAACACGTCGTATTTCGACCTCGTGATCCAGATGCTGATTTTCGCCGCCCTCGCGCTGGGGCTGAACATCGTGGTGGGGCTGGCGGGCCTGCTCGACCTCGGGTACATCGCCTTCTTCGCGGTGGGGGCGTACCTGTGGGGGATTTTCGGCTCGCCGCAGTTCGGGGAAATCACCGGCAACGCGGCTTTTGCAGGCGGCGTGAATCCGGCGCTGTTCTGGCTGTTCATCCCGCTGGCGGTGGCGGCGGCGGCGCTGGTGGGTGTGCTCATCGGCCTGCCGGTGCTCAAGCTCAAGGGCGATTACCTCGCCATCGTGACGCTGGGGCTGGGTGAAGTGATTCGCATCTTCGCCAACAACCTGGAAGCCACGAACGGGCCGCAGGGCATCGACGGGATTCAGAGTGCGCCGGTGCCCTGGCTCAACGGCCTCGCCAAGTCCCTGGGCTTTGCCGAGGACCAGTATCTGCTGTTTTTCCTCTATCTGCTCGTGCTGGCCGTCATCGGCATCGTGATTCTGGTCAACCACCGCCTCGACCGCTCCAAAATCGGGCGCTCGTGGATTGCCATTCGTGAAGACGAAGTGGCGGCGCAGGCGATGGGCGTGCCGCTGCTGCGGACCAAACTGCTCGCCTTTGCCACCGGCGCCTCTTTCGCAGGCGCGATGGGCGTGATTTTCGCCGCCAAGCAGGCGTTTATCGACCCCAAGAGCTTCGACTACTTCCAGTCCATCGGTGTGCTGAGCATGGTGATTCTGGGAGGCATGGGCAACATCGCCGGCGTGATGGTCGGCGCGGTGGTCGTGACCATGCTCAACCTGATGGTTCTACCCACCATCTCGGAAGTCATGCAGGCGCAGTTTCCCAACATCAACCAGAACCTCGACCCCAGCAAGTACCAGCGCCTGATTTTCGGCCTCGTGCTGGTGTTCATGATGCTCTACCGCCCCGAAGGACTGGTGCCCAGCGAGCGGCGCAAGTCGGAGATGCACGACCCGGAGCACAACGGACCGGCACCAGACAGCCTGACGGCGGAAAACCGCCTGGCCGGGGGCAACATCGGCGGGCACCTGAGCGACGGCAGCGCCGGAGAGCCGCTCTCGCCGGGCCTGGCGACCCGCGACAACGAAAGGACGGGCAGCGAGAAATGA
- a CDS encoding branched-chain amino acid ABC transporter permease gives MDLNTVLTILAQVFVGGLSLGVLYAIIALGYTMVYGVLQLINFAHSEVFITGGVVAYFVFDALKDSPMNGLLKLLLASLAAMTVSGALNVLIERLAYRPIRGAQRLVPLITAIGVSLILQDLLRLIVGLRGLFDLSVTLPQGFADPISKVGGVDISMLNLQVKDLILIAVAGLMLAGLNLLVNHTRLGRAIRAVAHDRQTAGLMGIDANRIIALTFLIGGALGGLGGAMFAMKYQALNAYSGMIPGIKAFTAAVLGGIGNIPGAVLGGLVLGWLETFLGVVSLFSSIPGLGWLSAIKAEYKDLGAFLALILILFLKPAGLLGKATTEKV, from the coding sequence ATGGATCTAAACACGGTGCTCACGATTCTGGCTCAGGTCTTTGTCGGTGGCCTGAGTCTCGGCGTGCTCTACGCCATCATCGCGCTGGGGTACACGATGGTGTACGGCGTACTGCAACTGATCAACTTCGCGCACTCGGAGGTCTTCATCACCGGGGGCGTGGTTGCCTATTTCGTCTTCGACGCGCTCAAGGACTCGCCCATGAACGGGCTGCTCAAGCTGCTGCTCGCGTCCCTGGCAGCCATGACCGTCTCGGGGGCGCTCAACGTGCTGATCGAGCGCCTCGCGTACCGGCCCATCCGGGGCGCGCAGAGGCTGGTGCCGCTGATTACGGCCATCGGGGTGTCGCTGATTTTGCAGGACCTGCTGCGCCTCATCGTCGGTCTGCGCGGGCTGTTCGACCTCAGCGTGACGCTGCCGCAGGGCTTTGCCGACCCCATCAGCAAAGTCGGCGGGGTGGACATCTCCATGCTCAACCTTCAGGTCAAGGACCTGATTCTGATCGCGGTCGCCGGGCTGATGCTCGCCGGGCTGAACCTGCTCGTCAACCACACCCGGCTGGGCCGCGCCATTCGCGCGGTGGCGCACGACCGGCAGACGGCGGGGCTGATGGGCATCGACGCCAACCGCATCATCGCCCTGACCTTCCTGATCGGCGGCGCTCTGGGCGGCCTGGGCGGGGCGATGTTCGCCATGAAGTACCAGGCGCTCAACGCCTACTCGGGCATGATTCCCGGCATCAAGGCGTTTACGGCGGCGGTGCTGGGCGGCATCGGCAACATTCCCGGCGCGGTGCTCGGCGGGCTGGTCCTCGGCTGGCTGGAAACCTTCCTCGGCGTGGTGAGTCTGTTTTCCAGCATTCCCGGCCTGGGCTGGCTCTCGGCGATCAAGGCCGAATACAAGGACCTGGGCGCGTTCCTGGCGCTGATTCTGATTCTGTTTCTCAAGCCTGCCGGTCTGCTCGGTAAGGCGACCACGGAGAAGGTGTAA
- a CDS encoding branched-chain amino acid ABC transporter substrate-binding protein translates to MKNKTFGLATLAALALGSAQAATTVKIATITPLSGSSSNLGLQIKNGTQLAVNEYKAQFAKLGMNLSLVAYDDQADPATGTAAARRIAADKSILAVVGTLNTGVAIPASQALAPSKVAMVSPSNTGTKVTDRGLKNMNRICARDDAQGPAGADFMVGTLKVKRVYVINDKTPYGEGLASEAEKRLRAQGVQIVQSEGVAAEERDFTAIITKIQALKPDAIYFGGLYGQGGPLAQQLRAKGIQTPLVGGDGLDSDELAKLAGAAGANNIYFTTVAPPLDSVPAAKTMAANFKKAFGTDVQGYGIMGYDSAKVVLQGILDAAKKNGNKAPSRAQVESAIRSGTFKNLLTGTVQFDKNGDRKAGKMYVIALKNSKRSTAGTVNVIRK, encoded by the coding sequence ATGAAGAACAAGACTTTTGGCCTCGCCACCCTTGCCGCCCTCGCTCTGGGCAGCGCCCAGGCGGCCACCACCGTCAAGATCGCCACCATCACGCCTCTGTCGGGGTCGTCGAGCAACCTCGGTCTCCAGATCAAGAACGGCACCCAGCTCGCCGTGAACGAGTACAAGGCGCAGTTCGCCAAGCTGGGCATGAACCTCTCGCTCGTGGCCTACGACGACCAGGCCGACCCCGCCACCGGCACCGCCGCCGCCCGCCGCATCGCCGCCGACAAGAGCATTCTGGCGGTCGTGGGCACGCTGAACACCGGCGTGGCGATTCCCGCGTCGCAGGCCCTCGCGCCCAGCAAGGTGGCGATGGTCAGCCCCTCGAACACCGGCACCAAGGTCACCGACCGGGGCCTGAAGAACATGAACCGCATCTGCGCCCGCGACGACGCGCAGGGGCCTGCGGGCGCCGACTTCATGGTGGGCACCCTCAAGGTGAAAAGGGTCTACGTCATCAACGACAAGACCCCCTACGGCGAAGGGTTGGCAAGCGAGGCCGAAAAGCGCCTGCGGGCCCAGGGCGTGCAGATCGTGCAGTCCGAGGGTGTGGCCGCCGAGGAACGCGACTTTACCGCCATCATCACCAAGATTCAGGCGCTCAAGCCCGACGCCATCTACTTCGGCGGTCTGTACGGTCAGGGCGGCCCCCTCGCGCAGCAGCTGCGCGCCAAGGGCATCCAGACCCCGCTGGTCGGCGGTGACGGCCTGGACAGCGACGAACTCGCCAAGCTCGCAGGGGCGGCAGGTGCCAACAACATCTACTTCACCACCGTCGCGCCCCCTTTGGACAGCGTGCCTGCCGCCAAGACGATGGCCGCGAACTTCAAAAAGGCCTTCGGCACCGACGTGCAGGGCTACGGCATCATGGGCTACGACTCGGCCAAGGTGGTGCTCCAGGGCATCCTCGACGCCGCCAAGAAAAACGGCAACAAGGCCCCCAGCCGCGCCCAGGTCGAAAGCGCCATTCGCAGCGGCACCTTCAAGAACCTGCTGACCGGCACCGTGCAGTTCGACAAGAACGGGGACCGCAAGGCGGGCAAGATGTACGTGATCGCCCTCAAGAACAGCAAGCGCTCCACCGCAGGCACGGTCAACGTCATTCGCAAGTAA
- a CDS encoding transposase — protein sequence MGLMAILQHVLSAVPLRKTQRNFLTVLLSVFLAVPGRLNVLNLSRYAACSESTIRRWLHRSDPGAIPWGAVHRATVSTAIESGLISPLCVLAIDASFHRKSGQHTAHLGSFWNGCAARTERGIEQSCCALIDVQHRQAFTVDVRQTRTGSEAPSRLEQAADQLDDVLLDLRTVPRLDLAAVVADGNYAKESMVETVTGHGLPFISRFPRNANLKYLYTGEHPRRRGRPKKFDGKVDFSDLQRFDLVSETSTERVWTQVVWSVQWAREVRAVVIQQVGKKGQVTGYAVLFSTAVTMPAHEIMALYRSRFEIELIFRDAKQFLGSQDVQLRSQQGIEAHWNVVLLTLNLCRLEVLRAAGGGQDLVFSLEDMKRRAYNALLAQVILSKLDLSARFEELEHLPSSPLNFGLKAA from the coding sequence ATGGGTCTGATGGCCATCCTACAGCACGTTCTCAGCGCGGTCCCGCTGCGCAAGACGCAGCGGAATTTTCTGACCGTGCTGCTTAGCGTATTTCTCGCTGTTCCTGGACGGCTGAACGTCCTGAACCTCTCCCGATATGCGGCCTGCTCGGAGAGTACGATCCGTCGTTGGCTGCACCGAAGTGACCCCGGGGCCATTCCCTGGGGCGCAGTACACCGGGCGACTGTGAGCACGGCGATTGAGAGTGGGCTGATCAGCCCACTGTGCGTTCTGGCCATCGACGCCTCTTTTCACCGCAAATCTGGTCAGCACACCGCACACCTCGGCTCGTTCTGGAATGGCTGTGCCGCACGGACCGAACGTGGGATCGAGCAATCCTGCTGTGCCCTGATTGACGTCCAGCACCGACAGGCATTTACGGTCGATGTCCGTCAGACCCGGACCGGGTCTGAGGCCCCGAGTCGTCTGGAACAGGCCGCTGACCAGCTGGATGACGTGTTGCTCGATCTCCGGACTGTTCCACGGCTTGATCTGGCCGCTGTGGTTGCGGATGGGAACTATGCGAAAGAATCCATGGTGGAGACCGTGACCGGTCACGGTCTCCCATTCATCTCCAGATTTCCTCGCAACGCCAACCTCAAGTATCTCTATACCGGCGAGCATCCCAGACGACGCGGACGGCCAAAAAAGTTCGACGGCAAGGTGGATTTCAGCGACTTGCAGCGCTTTGACCTCGTTTCTGAAACGTCGACCGAGCGGGTGTGGACTCAGGTGGTCTGGAGCGTGCAGTGGGCGCGAGAAGTGCGTGCAGTCGTCATCCAGCAGGTCGGTAAAAAGGGTCAAGTGACGGGTTACGCGGTGCTGTTCAGCACCGCTGTGACGATGCCCGCTCATGAGATCATGGCGCTGTACCGGAGCCGTTTCGAGATTGAACTGATCTTCCGGGATGCCAAGCAGTTCCTGGGGAGCCAGGATGTGCAACTGCGCTCACAGCAGGGCATTGAAGCGCATTGGAATGTGGTGCTGCTGACCCTGAATCTTTGTCGGCTGGAGGTCCTGCGGGCGGCCGGTGGCGGGCAGGATCTGGTGTTCAGTCTCGAAGACATGAAACGCAGGGCGTATAACGCCCTGCTGGCCCAAGTGATTTTGTCCAAGTTGGATCTCTCGGCCCGCTTTGAAGAATTAGAACATCTGCCGTCCAGTCCGCTAAATTTCGGCCTCAAAGCCGCCTAA
- the mutS gene encoding DNA mismatch repair protein MutS: protein MRAVSPGKAAQSVLKGTGTGALPPMLEQYVTMRDEVAAQLPHAILLFQVGDFYETFGEDAERTARLLGLALTHKSSKDFSTPMAGIPLRTLDGFVEKLLAAGVCVAVADQVEEPGSGLVERKVVQLLTPGTVTEERHLSADENYLAAVATGEGYALSLLDVSTGEFRAAAFHTRLALYDELSRCRAREVLLAPELGSNPALLADFQTRFPVMLSPANFDEAAAQAEIAATLGEIPETLNTAALRRACGAVLGYARLTQQGRLDMVRRVVRFEPGAHMRLSEAAVRALELFHAQSPQGVTLMDILAQTRTAGGRRRLRAWLRSPLLDELSIRSRLDAVEALTRAADLRGGVRSLLYRAHDLERLAARVSTRRAAPREVASLARTLELLPEAEKLLAGQEGTLGHIRDRLAALPEVVTRIRAALVDEPPLRSGEGGLIREGFHAELDDLRAQALSHREWLAALEVSERERTGIGSLKVGFNNVFGYYLEVTSAHLSKVPHDYKQIATLKDRARFTRTDLREREREIARLEAAAGRLEVDVFTELRDSLTAHAEALGEAAGALSELDVLSALAEIAVEAGWVRPQTGSGPLRLTQARHPVVERSAGGKFVPNDAELGAGRHTLLLTGPNMAGKSTYLRTVALCALLHQIGSFVPADHAELPVYDAIHTRIGASDDLAGGRSTFMVEMTELASILHGATSRSLVILDEVGRGTSTLDGLAIAQAALEHLHAAGAHTLFATHYFELTRLELDHPGLVNLHVAAEEDDSVDGKGGLTFYHQVIPGAARQSYGVEVAKLAGLPAPVTARAARLLSALNAQGDEGKLRRELAALDLGRLTPIQALELLHAWQRDLLGETQ, encoded by the coding sequence ATGCGAGCAGTTTCCCCCGGCAAAGCGGCACAGAGCGTCCTGAAAGGCACAGGAACCGGGGCGCTGCCGCCGATGCTGGAACAGTACGTCACCATGCGCGACGAGGTGGCCGCCCAGCTTCCGCACGCCATTTTGCTGTTTCAGGTGGGCGACTTTTACGAGACGTTCGGGGAAGACGCCGAGCGCACCGCCCGGCTGCTGGGGCTGGCGCTGACCCACAAATCCAGCAAGGACTTTTCCACGCCGATGGCCGGGATTCCGCTGCGAACCCTCGACGGGTTCGTGGAAAAGCTGCTGGCGGCGGGCGTGTGCGTGGCGGTGGCCGACCAGGTCGAAGAACCTGGCAGCGGTCTGGTGGAGCGCAAGGTGGTGCAGCTGCTGACCCCCGGCACCGTGACCGAGGAGCGGCACCTCAGCGCCGACGAGAACTACCTCGCGGCGGTGGCGACGGGCGAGGGCTACGCGCTTTCGCTGCTCGACGTTTCGACTGGCGAATTCCGGGCGGCGGCCTTTCACACGCGGCTGGCGCTGTACGACGAACTCTCGCGCTGCCGGGCGCGGGAAGTGCTGCTCGCGCCGGAACTCGGCAGCAACCCGGCGCTGCTGGCCGACTTCCAGACCCGGTTTCCGGTCATGCTCTCGCCCGCCAACTTCGACGAGGCGGCGGCCCAGGCCGAAATAGCCGCCACGCTGGGCGAAATCCCGGAAACCCTGAACACGGCGGCGCTGCGCCGGGCCTGCGGGGCCGTGCTGGGGTACGCCCGGCTGACGCAGCAGGGAAGGCTGGACATGGTGCGGCGGGTGGTGCGCTTCGAGCCGGGGGCGCACATGCGCCTGAGCGAGGCAGCGGTGCGGGCGCTGGAACTGTTTCACGCGCAGTCGCCCCAGGGCGTCACGCTGATGGACATCCTGGCGCAGACGCGCACGGCGGGCGGGCGCAGGCGCTTGCGGGCCTGGCTGCGCTCGCCGCTGCTCGACGAACTCAGCATTCGTTCGCGGCTGGACGCGGTGGAGGCCCTGACCCGCGCCGCCGACCTGCGCGGGGGGGTGCGCTCGCTGCTCTACCGGGCGCACGACCTGGAGCGCCTCGCCGCCCGCGTCTCGACCCGCCGCGCCGCGCCGCGTGAGGTGGCGTCTCTGGCCCGCACGCTGGAACTGCTCCCCGAGGCCGAAAAGCTGCTCGCCGGGCAGGAGGGCACGCTGGGGCACATCCGCGACCGCCTCGCCGCGCTGCCCGAAGTCGTGACCCGCATCCGCGCCGCGCTGGTGGACGAGCCGCCGCTGAGGTCGGGCGAAGGGGGCCTGATTCGCGAAGGCTTTCATGCCGAACTCGACGACCTGCGTGCCCAGGCCCTCTCGCACCGCGAATGGCTGGCCGCGCTGGAAGTCAGCGAGCGCGAGCGCACCGGCATCGGCAGCCTCAAGGTGGGCTTCAACAACGTGTTCGGCTATTACCTCGAAGTCACGTCCGCGCACCTGTCCAAAGTGCCGCACGACTACAAGCAGATTGCGACCCTGAAAGACCGCGCCCGCTTCACCCGCACCGACCTGCGCGAACGCGAACGCGAGATTGCCCGCCTGGAAGCGGCGGCGGGGCGGCTGGAGGTGGACGTGTTTACCGAACTGCGCGATTCGCTGACCGCCCATGCCGAGGCGCTGGGCGAGGCGGCGGGGGCGCTGTCCGAACTCGACGTGCTCTCGGCGCTGGCCGAAATCGCGGTGGAGGCGGGCTGGGTGCGGCCCCAGACGGGAAGCGGACCGCTGCGGCTGACCCAGGCACGGCACCCGGTGGTGGAGCGTTCGGCGGGCGGAAAGTTCGTGCCCAACGACGCCGAACTGGGCGCGGGACGCCACACCCTGCTGCTCACCGGCCCCAACATGGCGGGCAAAAGCACCTACCTCCGCACGGTGGCGCTGTGTGCGCTGCTGCATCAAATCGGCTCTTTCGTGCCTGCCGACCACGCCGAATTGCCTGTCTACGACGCCATTCACACCCGCATCGGCGCGTCGGACGACCTCGCGGGGGGCCGCTCCACCTTCATGGTGGAAATGACCGAACTGGCGAGCATCCTGCACGGGGCGACCTCGCGCAGTCTGGTCATTCTCGATGAAGTCGGGCGCGGCACCTCTACCCTCGACGGCCTCGCCATCGCGCAGGCGGCGCTGGAGCATCTGCACGCGGCGGGGGCGCACACGCTGTTCGCCACCCACTATTTCGAACTCACGCGCCTGGAACTCGACCATCCGGGGCTGGTCAACCTGCACGTCGCCGCCGAGGAGGACGACAGTGTGGATGGCAAGGGGGGGCTGACCTTTTACCATCAGGTGATTCCCGGCGCGGCGCGGCAAAGTTACGGGGTGGAAGTGGCGAAACTGGCGGGTCTTCCGGCTCCGGTCACGGCGCGGGCGGCGCGGCTGCTCTCGGCGCTCAATGCCCAGGGCGACGAAGGCAAACTGCGGCGGGAGCTGGCGGCCCTCGACCTCGGGCGGCTGACGCCGATACAGGCCCTTGAACTGCTGCACGCCTGGCAGCGCGACCTGCTGGGGGAAACGCAATGA
- a CDS encoding DsbA family protein: MTPPKMQLTYVTDTYCIWCWAFGDALREFARRNEERLSVEVLPAGMLVGERVVPVGEKPRVLEGAGRVTELTGAQFGEGFREAVQDGKTVLDSTVSAVAFWAAMEQAPERALDIAHALQKAWYVDGADLHQPEALANVARELGLNVEQFLDAVADPAMLAQAENGFERRKTLPVKGYPTLLVHMPDGPKRIGGATATPEKLEADFEAVLRGEEIADEE, from the coding sequence ATGACCCCACCCAAAATGCAACTCACCTACGTCACCGACACCTACTGCATCTGGTGCTGGGCCTTTGGCGACGCGCTGCGCGAGTTTGCCCGCCGCAACGAAGAGCGCCTGAGCGTAGAAGTTCTGCCCGCCGGAATGCTGGTGGGCGAACGGGTGGTGCCCGTGGGCGAAAAACCCCGCGTGCTGGAAGGGGCAGGGCGCGTCACCGAACTGACGGGGGCGCAGTTTGGCGAAGGCTTCCGCGAGGCCGTGCAGGACGGCAAAACCGTGCTGGACTCGACCGTTTCGGCGGTGGCGTTCTGGGCGGCGATGGAGCAAGCGCCGGAGCGTGCGCTGGACATCGCCCACGCGCTGCAAAAGGCGTGGTATGTGGACGGGGCCGACCTGCACCAGCCGGAAGCGCTGGCGAACGTGGCCCGCGAACTGGGGCTGAATGTCGAGCAATTTCTGGATGCGGTGGCAGACCCCGCGATGCTGGCCCAGGCCGAAAACGGCTTCGAGCGCCGCAAGACCCTGCCCGTGAAGGGCTACCCCACCCTCCTCGTCCACATGCCGGACGGCCCCAAGCGCATCGGCGGCGCGACGGCCACGCCCGAAAAACTGGAAGCCGACTTCGAGGCGGTGCTGCGCGGCGAGGAGATTGCGGACGAGGAGTAG
- a CDS encoding TA system VapC family ribonuclease toxin, translating to MSYLVDANILIDAFRVNSLKHGSTLAWLKGVLSAGETVYASAMVEVAMLRIMTNPRLGPDAAPAADVFQFLSDLHALPNYSRLELQTGQYGRLEQLCQDMNLMGNDMNDAYLAALALENDLTLATADRGFSRFTGLKVLNPDSKLTP from the coding sequence ATGAGCTATCTGGTCGATGCCAACATTCTGATTGATGCCTTTCGGGTCAACTCTCTCAAACACGGCTCGACTCTGGCTTGGCTCAAGGGGGTTTTGAGCGCGGGCGAGACGGTTTACGCCTCGGCAATGGTGGAGGTGGCCATGTTGCGAATCATGACCAACCCGCGTTTGGGGCCAGATGCTGCGCCTGCTGCCGATGTGTTTCAATTCCTCTCTGACCTCCACGCCCTGCCCAACTACTCGCGGCTAGAACTGCAAACTGGGCAATACGGGCGGCTGGAGCAGCTTTGCCAAGACATGAACCTGATGGGCAACGACATGAACGACGCTTATCTGGCAGCGCTGGCACTGGAAAACGACCTGACTTTGGCGACGGCGGACAGGGGCTTTTCACGCTTCACGGGCCTCAAAGTCCTGAATCCAGACTCTAAACTGACCCCATGA
- a CDS encoding toxin-antitoxin system HicB family antitoxin has product MPHPVQATTLRIDKALYQRAKAAAAAQGVTLTRFIEQSLQEKLEQKPAPRREIKLHTFDSGRPFNYSPEELKQMAVDTDYGLELLDSNYGQEK; this is encoded by the coding sequence ATGCCACATCCCGTTCAAGCCACGACCCTCCGCATTGACAAGGCCCTCTACCAACGGGCCAAAGCTGCCGCCGCCGCGCAGGGCGTGACGCTGACCCGCTTCATTGAACAGAGCTTGCAGGAAAAGCTGGAGCAAAAGCCCGCGCCCAGACGTGAAATCAAGCTGCATACCTTCGACAGTGGGCGGCCCTTCAACTATTCACCCGAAGAACTCAAGCAAATGGCCGTAGACACCGATTACGGTCTAGAACTGCTTGACTCCAACTACGGGCAAGAGAAATGA